From Halorientalis litorea:
GGTTCCCTGTTCTCCGTCACGCGGCGGTACCGAGAGCGACGGCCTTAGGTGGCTCCCGATGTGACGAATTGGCATGGCCGACCCGTACTGTCGGCGGTGTGGCGCGTCCCTCACGACGGGTCTGGTGGCCACGAACCGCCGGGCCTGCTGTCTCAATGCGACGCCGATAGTCGGTGTCTGTCCCGAACACGGGCCGTTGGGACCACACGACGTGCGTGAGGACTAATTAAGCAGTGAGTCCGTCACATCGCTTTTGAGCATCGAGAACGTATCACATGCTCGATGGCCACCGCTACCGCCGACTCGATTCGAGAGTTCATTCCGGACAGTTCCGGGAAGGACCTCTCACTCGCCGTCCTGAACCGGACGCGGCCGGAGCCGATACAGAACACCTTGGAGAAACTGTTCTCCGGCCAACCGGTCGCCGTCGAGGAGGCGGACGTACCCGACGAGCAAGACGACACTGTCGTCCTTCTCAGAGGGGGTGAAGTCGTCGCCTCGTCGCCGCTCACCGAACTCGAGGAAACCATCCTACTGGTCAACTCGGACCTCTACATCACGGGTGCGCAGTCGGTGACACAGGTTCGTCCCCCCGTCGTCCTCCGGGAACTCACCGACGAACCGTTTCACCTCCGTGGCTACCCCGAGTCGAACAGCGAAAAGATGCCGCTCATCCTCATCTCTCGGTACGTCGAGCGACTCGCGCTGGAACAGTCGGGGTGTATCCTCCGGTCGTCGTTCCAGCGTACGTCACGGGTCGAGGACGAGCGCGGAACCTACAACGTCTACGCGAAAGTCGCGGACAGCGACACGGCGGTTCACATGTACGGCGTCCCGGACTGGGTGCCACCCCGGGAGTTCGGCGCGTCGCTTCACGGCGGGTACACCGACGAATACCAGCACGCGTGGTT
This genomic window contains:
- a CDS encoding DICT sensory domain-containing protein, which gives rise to MATATADSIREFIPDSSGKDLSLAVLNRTRPEPIQNTLEKLFSGQPVAVEEADVPDEQDDTVVLLRGGEVVASSPLTELEETILLVNSDLYITGAQSVTQVRPPVVLRELTDEPFHLRGYPESNSEKMPLILISRYVERLALEQSGCILRSSFQRTSRVEDERGTYNVYAKVADSDTAVHMYGVPDWVPPREFGASLHGGYTDEYQHAWFVVCVDPDDETTDHAALVAYETGPNEWVGTWTFDTDKTRRINRYIERTL